A section of the Piliocolobus tephrosceles isolate RC106 chromosome 14, ASM277652v3, whole genome shotgun sequence genome encodes:
- the AK1 gene encoding adenylate kinase isoenzyme 1 isoform X2 — protein MEEKLKKTKIIFVVGGPGSGKGTQCEKIVQKYGYTHLSTGDLLRAEVSSGSARGKKLSEIMEKGQLVPLETVLDMLRDAMVAKVDTSKGFLIDGYPREVQQGEEFERRIGQPTLLLYVDAGPETMTQRLLKRGETSGRVDDNEETIKKRLETYYKATEPVIAFYEKRGIVRKVNAEGSVDSVFSQVCTHLDALK, from the exons GTGGGCCTGGCTCAGGGAAGGGCACCCAGTGTGAGAAGATCGTGCAGAAGTATGGCTACACCCACCTCTCCACCGGGGACCTCCTGCGGGCCGAGGTCAGCTCAGGCTCGGCCAGGGGCAAGAAGCTGTCGGAAATCATGGAGAAGGGACAGCTGGTTCCGCTG GAAACAGTGTTGGACATGCTCCGGGATGCCATGGTGGCCAAAGTCGATACCTCCAAAGGCTTCCTGATCGATGGCTACCCGCGGGAGGTGCAGCAAGGAGAAGAGTTTGAGCGACGG ATCGGACAGCCCACACTGCTGCTGTATGTGGACGCAGGCCCCGAGACCATGACCCAGCGGCTCCTGAAACGTGGAGAGACCAGCGGGCGCGTGGATGACAATGAGGAGACCATCAAAAAGCGGCTGGAGACCTATTACAAGGCCACAGAACCCGTCATCGCCTTCTATGAGAAACGTGGCATTGTGCGCAAG GTCAACGCTGAGGGCTCCGTGGACAGTGTCTTCTCCCAGGTCTGCACCCACCTGGACGCCCTGAAGTAG